Part of the Coccinella septempunctata chromosome 3, icCocSept1.1, whole genome shotgun sequence genome is shown below.
GAACAGATCGACATACCGCAGAGGATTCCCGTAAACAACGAGCCAGTTTCGGAATCCTGCGGCAGAAATCCATTCCGTGCGACGTTTAATTGGAATCATCCGTCAAAAGAGCACGGGAAGCGAATTATTTTCTTGAACGTCGGTCCGTGAGCAGATAAGAGAAGGGAGATCAACATCATAATGGGGTCTATTCAATTTTCACGTAACTATCTACTGGAGAAAAGGGGGCAAGACGTCTTTGATTCGCGGATATGAGATGGAAAACAGAAGTTGATTATGAATTTCCCAAAAAACATCGAATGATAAGAAAATTCCTTAAAACTGCTAAGTCCATGTGACTTACTTTCTGCTAAGGCATAACATCAGTAGAATGAATCAACCCACATAGAATTATGCTTATGTTTCTGTAATATTTTGTTATGCTACTACCTACTTcatcaataattattttatcACAGAAGTCCACTGATCGGACTCGTTGCCCCAAAACTTTTTCTGAGTGAATTACACCACTTATCAATGTAGTGATAATAATGGATCGGGTTTTGCTATTAATTAATATAATTATTGCAGCTACTCAGgacataaatgaaaaaaatgtgttTAAGCACATAATAACTAACAGAATGTCCTACTTTAGGGCTTGATTCATTCACCCATTTCATTTTAATTTGCTATTTGTGttgtaaaataaaagatttATTGACTGAAAGGCTATTTATTCAAGCATTATATACATTAACTCAGATAGTCATGATATAGTTCCCGGTCATTGTGTGCTCATTTCGCTATTGCTCCTGGTTCTTCATGAAAACACTTCATTAACGGATGAGTTTGATACCTTCGGCTTCTAATTGATCCTTATATTTCTTTCTGTAGATGCCTTCGGGGTCGAATTTAGCCTCCACCTTCTTGTACATATCCGGCTTGTTTTCAAGCATAAACGTCAACACCCTTTTGCTCAACATCTTCTGCTTGTCGCTGCATTTCAAACATCCGTTCATGAGGGCATCTGGCgcgttttctgaaaaaaaattatacctatTAGTCGAAATGGCCTacactcatttattcattttgtgATATTTCTAAAATCAATATGAAGTGATAACAATCAACTAAA
Proteins encoded:
- the LOC123309382 gene encoding ejaculatory bulb-specific protein 3-like, whose product is MKNLFVICFVVLFGFVVCRPDDKYTTKYDNVNIEEILKSDRLLTNYFNCIMTGEACTPDGQELRKNAPDALMNGCLKCSDKQKMLSKRVLTFMLENKPDMYKKVEAKFDPEGIYRKKYKDQLEAEGIKLIR